A region from the Excalfactoria chinensis isolate bCotChi1 chromosome 11, bCotChi1.hap2, whole genome shotgun sequence genome encodes:
- the SLC12A3 gene encoding solute carrier family 12 member 3 produces the protein MAELPCAEPLPRCSGRFTISTLLGPEEVVGCEGTQLSGSSLCTRTFGYNTVDVVPAYEHYANSRGVGEARQGRPSLADLHSILKPDPGHLRVPLPDPQRSNGLPDTEEGAGEPSSAPAPEPVRFGWVKGVMIRCMLNIWGVILYLRLPWITAQAGIALTWLIILMSVTVTTITGLSISAISTNGKVKSGGTYFLISRSLGPELGGSIGLIFAFANAVAVAMHTVGFAETVRDLLQEHDSLIVDPTNDIRIIGVLTVTVLLGISLAGMEWEAKAQILFFLVILVSFINYLVGTVIPASAEKQAKGFFSYRADIFAQNFVPDWRGPEGSFFGLFSIFFPSATGILAGANISGDLKDPAVAIPKGTLMAIFWTTVSYLVLSATIGACVLRDASGSLNDSVAVGSPGCEGLGCSYGWNFTDCTQQQSCRYGLSNYYQSMSMVSGFGPLITAGIFGATLSSALACLVSAPKVFQCLCKDQLYPLIGFFGKGYGKNSEPIRGYMLTYVIAIGFILIAELNAIAPIISNFFLCSYALINFSCFHASITNSPGWRPSFRYYSKWAALFGAAISVVIMFLLTWWAALIALGIVVFLLGYVLYKKPDVNWGSSMQASSYNLALSYSVGLSEVDEHIKNYRPQCLVLTGPPNFRPALVDFVGTFTKNLSLMICGNVLIGPHKQKVPEAQQASDGHTRWLLKRKIKAFYTNVLAEDLRSGVQMLLQAAGLGKMRPNIVALGYKRDWQAAAPQSLEDYVGILHDAFDFKHGVCLLRLREGLNVSRVPQAHINPAFGAAEHPDGNGTGGRAAPSTGIADPEQQASTIFQSQQGKKTIDIYWLFDDGGLTLLIPYLLGRKKRWGKCKIRVFVGGQINRMDEERKAIVSLLSKFRLGFHEVHVLPDINQQPRPEHVRRFNELIAPFRLNDGFKDEAAVNELRHGCPWKISDEEVHRHRAKSLRQVRLNEILLDYSRDAALIAITLPIGRKGRCPSSLYMAWLETLSQDLRPPVILIRGNQENVLTFYCQ, from the exons CTCGTTGTGCACCAGGACCTTCGGCTACAACACGGTGGATGTGGTGCCCGCCTATGAGCACTACGCCAACAGCAGGGGGGTGGGTGAGGCCAGGCAGGGAAGGCCATCGCTGGCAGACCTCCACTCCATCCTCAAG CCCGACCCCGGCCATCTCCGCGTGCCACTGCCTGACCCCCAGCGCAGCAACGGCCTCCCCGACACCGAGGAGGGTGCTGGTGAGCCAAGCAGTGCCCCTGCACCAGAGCCTGTCCGCTTCGGGTGGGTGAAGGGTGTGATG ATCCGCTGCATGCTGAACATCTGGGGTGTGATTCTCTACCTGCGCCTGCCCTGGATCACAGCCCAGGCTGGAATCG CCCTGACGTGGCTCATCATCCTGATGTCCGTGACCGTGACCACCATCACCGGCCTGTCCATCTCTGCCATTTCTACCAATGGCAAAGTGAAGTCAG GGGGCACCTACTTCCTCATCTCGAGGAGCCTGGGGCCGGAGCTGGGTGGCTCCATCGGCCTCATCTTCGCCTTTGCCAACGCGGTGGCCGTGGCCATGCACACAGTGGGCTTTGCTGAAACCGTGCGGGATCTGCTGCAG GAGCACGACTCCCTGATCGTGGACCCCACCAACGACATCCGCATCATCGGGGTGCTCACCGTCACCGTGCTGCTGGGCATCTCGCTGGCCGGCATGGAGTGGGAGGCCAAG GCCCAGATCCTGTTCTTCTTGGTCATCCTGGTGTCCTTCATAAACTACCTGGTGGGGACAGTGATCCCGGCCAGCGCTGAGAAACAAGCAAAGGGCTTCTTCAGCTACAGAG CTGACATTTTTGCCCAGAACTTTGTGCCCGACTGGCGCGGACCCGAGGGTTCCTTCTTTGGTTtgttctccattttctttccatcgGCAACTGGCATCTTGGCCGGAGCCAATATCTCTGGTGACCTGAAG GACCCTGCCGTGGCCATCCCCAAGGGCACCTTGATGGCCATCTTCTGGACCACAGTGTCCTACCTGGTGCTGTCGGCTACCATAG GTGCCTGCGTGCTTCGGGACGCCTCGGGCAGCCTGAATGACAGCGTGGCGGTGGGCTCACCGGGCTGCGAGGGACTGGGCTGCAGCTATGGCTGGAACTTCACCGACtgcacccagcagcagagctgccgcTATGGGCTCAGCAACTACTACCAG AGCATGAGCATGGTGTCGGGATTCGGCCCCCTCATCACGGCTGGGATCTTTGGTGCCACCCTCTCCTCAGCGCTGGCCTGCCTTGTCTCGGCCCCCAAGGTCTTCCAG TGCCTCTGCAAGGACCAGCTCTACCCTCTCATAGGCTTCTTTGGGAAGGGCTATGGGAAGAACAGTGAGCCTATCCGTGGCTACATGCTCACCTATGTGATAGCCATTGGCTTCATCCTTATTG ccgaGCTCAATGCCATTGCCCCCATCATCTCCaacttcttcctctgctcctaTGCACTCATcaacttcagctgcttccacGCTTCCATCACCAACTCCCCAG GCTGGCGACCCTCCTTTCGGTATTACAGCAAGTGGGCTGCGCTCTTCGGTGCCGCAATCTCGGTGGTCATCATGTTCCTGCTGACCTGGTGGGCAGCCCTCATCGCCCTCGGCATCGTCGTCTTCCTCCTGGGCTATGTCCTCTACAAGAAACCAG ACGTCAACTGGGGCTCCTCCATGCAAGCCAGCTCCTACAACCTGGCTCTGAGCTACTCGGTAGGGCTCAGCGAGGTGGATGAGCACATCAAGAACTACAG GCCGCAGTGCCTGGTCCTGACCGGGCCGCCCAACTTCCGCCCAGCGCTGGTGGACTTCGTGGGCACCTTCACCAAGAACCTCAGCCTGATGATCTGCGGCAACGTGCTGATC GGCCCCCACAAGCAGAAGGTGCCTGAGGCCCAGCAGGCATCGGATGGCCACACCAGGTGGCTCCTCAAGAGGAAGATCAAGGCCTTCTACACTAACGTGCTCGCTGAAGACCTGAGGAGCGGCgtccagatgctgctgcag GCTGCTGGCCTGGGGAAGATGAGACCCAACATTGTCGCACTGGGCTACAAGAGGGACTGGCAGGCAGCCGCACCACAGAGCCTGGAGGATTACGTGGGCATCCTGCA cGATGCCTTTGATTTCAAGCACGGTGTGTGCCTGCTGCGGCTGCGGGAAGGGCTGAATGTTTCCCGTGTTCCACAAGCTCACA TTAACCCGGCATTTGGGGCAGCAGAGCATCCTGATGGGAACGGCACCGGTGGCAGAGCAGCGCCCAGCACAGGCATTG CAGACCCCGAGCAGCAGGCGAGCACCATCTTCCAGAGCCAACAGGGCAAGAAAACCATCGACATTTACTGGCTCTTTGATGATGGAG GGCTCACACTGCTCATCCCATACCTCCTCGGGCGCAAGAAGCGGTGGGGAAAATGCAAGATCCGGGTGTTTGTTGGTGGGCAGATCAACAGGATGGACGAGGAGAGGAAGGC GATCGTGTCCCTGCTGAGCAAATTCCGCCTGGGCTTCCATGAGGTCCACGTCCTGCCTGACATCAACCAGCAGCCCCGGCCAGAGCA CGTCAGGAGATTCAACGAGCTGATTGCGCCCTTCCGGCTGAACGATGGCTTCAAGGACGAGGCGGCGGTGAACGAGCTGCGGCACGGCTGTCCCTGGAAGATCTCTGACGAGGAGGTGCACAGGCACAGAGCCAAG TCGCTCCGACAAGTGAGGCTCAATGAGATTCTGCTGGATTACTCGCGGGATGCGGCACTCATCGCCAT CACGCTGCCCATCGGCAGGAAGGGGCGCTGCCCCAGCTCCCTCTACATGGCCTGGCTCGAGACCCTCTCACAGGACCTGCGGCCCCCAGTCATCCTGATCAGAGGAAACCAGGAGAACGTTCTGACCTTTTACTGCCAATAA
- the TMEM170A gene encoding transmembrane protein 170A codes for MEGGEAGGGGLLQQILSLRLVPRVGNGTTTYSSPLSTFPEMWYGVFLWALVSSLSFHVPAALLALFTLRHHKYGRFMSVSLLLMGIVGPITAGILTSAAIAGVYRAAGKKMIPFEALIFGVGQTFCVVVVSFLRILATL; via the exons ATGGAGGGCGgcgaggcgggcggcggcggcctgCTGCAGCAGATCCTCAGCCTCCGCCTGGTGCCCCGCGTCGGAAATGGCACCACCACCTACTCCAGCCCGCTGTCCACCTTCCCAG AGATGTGGTACGGCGTCTTCCTGTGGGCGCTCGTCTCCTCGCTGTCCTTCCACGTCCCCGCCGCCCTGCTCGCTCTCTTCACCCTCCGGCACCACAAGTACGGCAGGTTCATGTCCGTCAGCCTGCTGCTCATGGGCATCGTGGGACCCATCACCGCCGGCATCCTGACAA GTGCAGCTATTGCTGGAGTTTACAGAGCcgctgggaaaaaaatgattccTTTTGAAGCCCTCATTTTTGGAGTGGGTCAGACATTCTGTGTGGTGGTGGTTTCATTCCTACGGATTTTGGCCACTCTCTAG